Proteins from a single region of Verrucosispora sp. NA02020:
- a CDS encoding LOG family protein: MPTPPPADVIEPHTWLNEIQTRAELDQRLADGTLVGLTVQGLRLDLDPVPDLSDIEVAGALFVGCRFASRQVGADLVRRGANVVPPFSGLPYPTQPPHLYTPEELAAGFTEGGFEAMYDSRVYAHFRAHGGALPDVREALGQRLHDHGVDNALADATRAWLATHGPQSVVGVMGGHAVRRGSAPYRTAAVLGWELARAHRLVVTGGGPGVMEAANLGAYLSTRSAEDLTAAIDLLAAAPDFTDHDRYTAAALRVRELFGRSVTPPPEDDGEPAVAYRADSAALTTGDLDWANCGGLAVPTWLYGHEPANLFAGRIAKYFSNAIREDTILRLARGGIVFAPGRAGTVQEVFQAATKTYYGTDGASGAYVFLDREYWTSELPVESLLKPLLSTSPFGDLSGTVHLTDDVHEAVRLLLRPSAEKAPFSV, translated from the coding sequence GTGCCGACCCCACCCCCCGCGGACGTCATCGAGCCGCACACCTGGTTGAACGAGATCCAGACCCGGGCCGAACTCGATCAACGGCTCGCCGACGGAACCCTGGTCGGGCTGACCGTCCAGGGGCTCCGGCTGGACCTGGACCCGGTCCCCGACCTCAGCGACATCGAGGTCGCCGGAGCCCTCTTCGTCGGCTGCCGCTTCGCCTCCCGGCAGGTCGGCGCGGACCTGGTCCGGCGCGGCGCGAACGTGGTGCCGCCCTTCTCCGGGCTGCCGTACCCGACCCAGCCACCGCACCTCTACACCCCCGAGGAACTGGCCGCCGGCTTCACCGAGGGCGGCTTCGAGGCGATGTACGACAGCCGCGTGTACGCGCACTTCCGCGCGCACGGCGGGGCACTCCCCGACGTACGCGAAGCGCTCGGCCAGCGGTTGCACGACCACGGCGTGGACAACGCGCTGGCCGACGCCACCCGGGCCTGGCTGGCCACGCACGGACCGCAGTCCGTCGTCGGGGTGATGGGCGGGCACGCCGTACGCCGAGGCAGCGCGCCGTACCGGACGGCCGCCGTGCTGGGCTGGGAGCTGGCGCGGGCCCACCGCCTGGTGGTGACCGGCGGCGGCCCGGGTGTGATGGAGGCCGCCAACCTGGGCGCGTACCTGTCGACCCGGTCGGCCGAGGACCTCACCGCCGCCATCGACCTGCTCGCCGCCGCACCCGACTTCACCGACCACGACCGCTACACGGCGGCGGCGCTGCGGGTCCGGGAGCTGTTCGGCCGCTCGGTCACGCCACCACCGGAGGACGACGGCGAACCGGCCGTCGCGTACCGGGCCGACTCCGCCGCGCTGACCACCGGCGACCTGGACTGGGCCAACTGTGGCGGGCTGGCGGTGCCGACCTGGCTCTACGGCCACGAACCGGCGAACCTGTTCGCCGGCCGGATCGCCAAGTACTTCTCCAACGCCATCCGCGAGGACACCATCCTGCGGCTGGCCCGGGGCGGGATCGTCTTCGCACCCGGCCGCGCGGGCACGGTGCAGGAGGTGTTCCAGGCGGCCACGAAGACCTACTACGGCACGGACGGGGCCAGCGGGGCGTACGTGTTCCTGGACCGCGAGTACTGGACCTCGGAACTGCCGGTGGAGTCACTGCTGAAGCCCCTGCTGTCCACGTCGCCGTTCGGCGACCTCTCCGGCACCGTGCACCTCACCGACGACGTGCACGAGGCGGTCCGTCTGCTCCTCCGACCGTCGGCGGAGAAAGCTCCGTTCTCGGTGTAA
- a CDS encoding 3' terminal RNA ribose 2'-O-methyltransferase Hen1, producing the protein MLLTLTTTHHPATDLGHLLVKHPDRTHTFDVPVGTAHVFYPEAGERRCTAALLLDVDPAKLAAQGRGRGRHSATTPETFTLGRYVNDRQYAASSLLASALSRVFRSALRGESRDRPELAGTAIPLEVRVPVLRCRGGADVAVRLFTPLGWAVTATAVPLDEAYPEWGDSRYVDLALTGTLRVADALNHLYVLLPVLDDAKHYWVAPDEVDKLLRAGAGWLGDHPERALIARRYLAHRRALAGAALERLAAQRPVDEPTADDDVDEVPARAGGARASLAARRRTAVHAALVAAGAHRVLDLGCGGGTLLATLIGDRRFTEIVGTDVSAQALASAARRLRLDRLPERQRDRVTLRQSALTYRDDRLRGYDAAVLMEVVEHVDPPRLPALEDSVFGYARPTTVVVTTPNVEHNVRYEGLTPGAFRHPDHRFEWSRAEFADWVRRVCATYGYTAASSGVGDDDPEVGAPTQLAVFTRI; encoded by the coding sequence GTGCTGCTCACCCTGACCACCACGCACCACCCCGCGACCGACCTGGGCCATCTCCTGGTCAAGCACCCCGACCGCACGCACACCTTCGACGTGCCCGTCGGCACCGCGCACGTCTTCTATCCCGAGGCCGGGGAGCGGCGCTGCACCGCCGCGCTGCTGCTCGACGTCGACCCGGCGAAGCTCGCCGCGCAGGGCCGGGGTCGGGGCCGCCACTCGGCCACCACGCCGGAGACCTTCACCCTCGGGCGGTACGTCAACGACCGGCAGTACGCCGCGTCCAGCCTGCTCGCCTCGGCGCTGTCGCGGGTGTTCCGGTCGGCGTTGCGCGGCGAGTCGCGGGACCGCCCGGAGTTGGCGGGTACGGCCATCCCGCTGGAGGTACGGGTGCCGGTGCTGCGCTGCCGGGGCGGCGCCGACGTGGCCGTACGCCTCTTCACTCCGCTCGGTTGGGCCGTCACCGCGACCGCCGTCCCGCTCGACGAGGCGTACCCGGAGTGGGGCGACAGCCGGTACGTCGATCTGGCCCTCACCGGCACGCTGCGGGTGGCCGACGCGCTCAACCACCTGTACGTCCTGCTGCCCGTGCTGGACGACGCGAAGCACTACTGGGTGGCGCCGGACGAGGTCGACAAGCTGTTGCGGGCGGGCGCGGGTTGGCTCGGTGACCACCCGGAGCGAGCGCTGATCGCCCGCCGCTACCTGGCGCACCGGCGGGCGCTGGCCGGTGCGGCGTTGGAGCGGCTGGCCGCCCAGCGGCCCGTCGACGAGCCGACGGCGGACGACGACGTGGACGAGGTGCCGGCCCGCGCGGGCGGGGCCCGGGCGTCGCTGGCCGCGCGCCGCCGGACGGCGGTGCACGCCGCGCTGGTGGCTGCCGGTGCGCATCGGGTGCTGGACCTGGGCTGTGGCGGGGGCACGTTGCTGGCGACGCTGATCGGGGACCGGCGGTTCACCGAGATCGTCGGCACCGACGTCTCCGCCCAGGCGCTCGCGTCGGCCGCCCGGCGGCTGCGGCTGGACCGGTTGCCCGAGCGCCAGCGCGACCGGGTGACGCTGCGGCAGTCCGCGTTGACCTATCGGGACGACCGGTTGCGCGGGTACGACGCGGCGGTGCTGATGGAGGTGGTCGAGCACGTCGATCCGCCTCGGCTGCCGGCGCTGGAGGACAGCGTGTTCGGGTACGCCCGACCGACGACGGTCGTGGTGACCACGCCGAACGTCGAGCACAACGTGCGGTACGAGGGGCTGACGCCGGGTGCCTTCCGGCATCCCGACCACCGGTTCGAGTGGTCCCGCGCCGAGTTCGCCGACTGGGTACGTCGAGTCTGCGCGACGTACGGCTACACGGCCGCCTCGTCCGGCGTCGGCGACGACGACCCGGAGGTGGGCGCTCCCACCCAGCTCGCCGTGTTCACCCGGATCTGA
- a CDS encoding helix-turn-helix transcriptional regulator yields MEYVGTALAEMTMPQISPLAGEPIERADAERLAGVLKALADPARLRLLSLIQSAPEGEACVCDLTAPLGLSQPTVSHHLRILTEAGLLEREKRGVWAYYRLVPSAIATIADLLTPPRKRATKKAR; encoded by the coding sequence ATGGAATACGTGGGAACTGCGTTGGCCGAAATGACTATGCCTCAGATCTCGCCGCTTGCCGGCGAGCCGATCGAACGTGCCGACGCCGAGCGGCTGGCAGGGGTCCTCAAGGCCCTTGCCGACCCCGCCCGGCTGCGGCTGCTCAGCCTGATCCAGTCGGCGCCCGAGGGCGAGGCGTGCGTGTGCGATTTGACCGCACCGCTCGGTCTCTCGCAGCCGACCGTCAGCCACCACCTGCGTATCCTCACCGAGGCCGGCTTGCTGGAGCGGGAGAAGCGTGGTGTGTGGGCCTACTACCGGCTGGTGCCGAGTGCGATCGCGACGATCGCCGACCTGCTGACTCCGCCGCGGAAGCGGGCCACCAAGAAGGCTCGCTGA
- a CDS encoding polynucleotide kinase-phosphatase: MSVLDIPELALVALVGVSGSGKSTFAGRHFAPSQVLSSDAFRAMVADDENDQSASADAFDALHYVAAKRLRAGRLTVVDATNLQPHARAGLVRVAREHDVLPVAIVLDVPEALAWERTEARSDRTLGRQVLARMSRDLRRSYGQLAREGFRKVHVLRGTDEIDRAEIRYERMFNDRRELTGPFDIVGDVHGCRAELETLLLRLGWRLHHDEAGRPVDATHPSGRTAVFVGDLVDRGPDSPGVLRLVMGMVAAGHALCVPGNHEQKLLRKLRGRNVKVAHGLAETLDQLAAEPAEFTAEVATFVDGLVSHYLLDGGRLVVAHAGLKEEYQGRASGRVRAFALYGETTGETDEYGLPVRYPWAREYRGAATVVYGHTPTPEPEWINNTICVDTGCVFGGRLTALRYPERELVSVPAEREWYAPVRPLVAAPSRPDEVLELTDVAGRRHVEHTYGSLTVPAENAAAALEVMSRFAVDPRRLVWLPPTMAPCSTSRVDGYLEHPTEAFADYRAAGVDRVVCEEKHMGSRAVVLVCREPNGGPFGPGGGVVHTRTGRPFFGEPLDTELLDRVRAAVTAAGLWAEMETDWLLLDCELLPWSAKAGGLIREQYAGVGAAGRAALPAALDSLDAAAARGLDVTALRDRTARRRDDVLAYTSAYRAYVGPTDGLRGVTLAPFAVLAGGSAGYADRDHGWHLAQADRLCAADPEFFTPTRRQVVDLGDPDAVQTATHWWLELTGAGGEGMVVKPYAGPAARSERGSLLQPGIKCRGREYLRIIYGPGYTEPEELAALRKRSLGRKRGMALREHGLGLAAVDALVDGAPLWRRHELVFAILACESEPVDPRL; the protein is encoded by the coding sequence ATGAGCGTCCTGGACATCCCCGAGCTGGCGCTGGTGGCGTTGGTCGGAGTCTCGGGCTCCGGCAAGTCGACGTTCGCCGGCCGGCACTTCGCGCCCAGCCAGGTGCTCTCCTCGGACGCGTTCCGGGCGATGGTCGCCGACGACGAGAACGACCAGTCCGCCTCCGCCGACGCCTTCGACGCGCTGCACTACGTGGCCGCCAAGCGGCTGCGTGCCGGTCGACTCACCGTGGTCGACGCCACCAACCTCCAGCCGCACGCCCGCGCCGGCCTGGTCCGCGTCGCCCGGGAGCACGACGTGCTGCCGGTGGCGATCGTGCTGGACGTGCCGGAGGCGCTGGCCTGGGAGCGTACGGAGGCGCGCAGCGACCGCACCTTGGGTCGGCAGGTGCTCGCCCGGATGTCACGCGACCTGCGTCGCAGCTACGGCCAGTTGGCCCGGGAGGGCTTCCGCAAGGTGCACGTCCTGCGCGGCACCGACGAGATCGACCGCGCCGAGATCCGGTACGAGCGGATGTTCAACGACCGCCGGGAGCTGACCGGGCCGTTCGACATCGTCGGTGACGTGCACGGCTGCCGGGCGGAACTGGAGACGTTGCTGCTCCGGCTGGGCTGGCGGCTGCACCACGACGAGGCGGGTCGCCCGGTGGACGCGACCCACCCGTCGGGGCGTACCGCCGTGTTCGTCGGTGACCTGGTGGACCGCGGCCCGGACTCGCCCGGGGTGCTCCGCCTGGTGATGGGGATGGTCGCGGCCGGGCACGCGCTCTGCGTACCCGGCAACCACGAGCAGAAGCTGCTGCGCAAGCTGCGCGGGCGCAACGTGAAGGTGGCGCACGGCCTGGCCGAGACGCTGGACCAGTTGGCGGCCGAGCCTGCCGAGTTCACCGCCGAGGTGGCCACCTTCGTCGACGGGCTGGTCAGCCACTACCTGCTCGACGGCGGCCGGCTGGTGGTCGCGCACGCCGGGCTCAAGGAGGAGTACCAGGGCCGCGCCTCCGGCCGGGTACGCGCCTTCGCGCTGTACGGCGAGACGACCGGCGAGACCGACGAGTACGGCCTGCCGGTGCGCTACCCGTGGGCCCGCGAGTACCGGGGTGCGGCCACCGTCGTCTACGGCCACACCCCCACCCCCGAGCCCGAGTGGATCAACAACACCATCTGCGTCGACACCGGGTGCGTCTTCGGTGGGCGGCTGACCGCGCTGCGCTACCCGGAACGCGAGCTGGTCTCGGTGCCGGCGGAACGCGAGTGGTACGCCCCGGTGCGCCCGCTCGTCGCCGCTCCGTCCCGCCCCGACGAGGTGCTGGAGCTGACCGACGTGGCCGGGCGGCGGCACGTGGAGCACACGTACGGCTCGTTGACGGTGCCGGCGGAGAACGCCGCCGCCGCGTTGGAGGTGATGAGCCGCTTCGCGGTCGACCCGCGCCGGCTGGTCTGGTTGCCGCCGACCATGGCGCCCTGCTCGACGTCCCGCGTCGACGGCTACCTGGAACACCCGACGGAGGCGTTCGCCGACTACCGGGCGGCCGGGGTGGACCGGGTGGTCTGCGAGGAGAAGCACATGGGCTCCCGCGCGGTGGTGCTGGTCTGCCGGGAGCCGAACGGTGGCCCGTTCGGACCGGGCGGCGGGGTGGTCCACACCCGCACCGGACGGCCGTTCTTCGGCGAACCGCTCGACACCGAACTGCTCGACCGGGTCCGCGCGGCGGTGACCGCCGCCGGGCTCTGGGCAGAGATGGAGACCGACTGGCTGTTGCTCGACTGTGAACTGCTGCCCTGGTCGGCGAAGGCCGGTGGCCTCATCCGGGAGCAGTACGCCGGGGTCGGTGCCGCCGGCCGGGCGGCCCTGCCGGCGGCACTGGACTCGCTGGACGCCGCCGCCGCGCGCGGGCTGGACGTGACCGCGCTGCGCGACCGGACCGCCCGTCGCCGGGACGACGTGCTCGCCTACACGTCCGCCTACCGGGCGTACGTGGGACCCACGGACGGGTTACGCGGGGTGACGTTGGCCCCGTTCGCGGTGCTGGCCGGCGGTTCCGCCGGGTACGCCGACCGCGACCACGGCTGGCACCTGGCCCAGGCCGACCGGCTCTGCGCGGCGGACCCGGAGTTCTTCACGCCGACCCGACGCCAGGTGGTCGACCTCGGCGACCCGGACGCGGTGCAGACCGCGACCCACTGGTGGCTGGAGCTGACCGGGGCCGGCGGCGAGGGCATGGTGGTCAAGCCGTACGCCGGTCCGGCGGCCCGCAGCGAACGGGGCTCGCTGCTCCAGCCGGGCATCAAGTGCCGGGGACGGGAGTACCTGCGGATCATCTACGGTCCCGGCTACACCGAGCCGGAGGAGTTGGCCGCGCTGCGCAAGCGCTCCCTGGGACGCAAACGCGGGATGGCGCTGCGTGAGCACGGGCTGGGACTGGCCGCGGTGGACGCGTTGGTCGACGGTGCCCCGCTGTGGCGTCGGCACGAGTTGGTCTTCGCGATCCTGGCCTGCGAGTCCGAGCCGGTGGACCCCCGTCTCTGA
- a CDS encoding DUF368 domain-containing protein has translation MALGERVGHVLRGGAIGVAEAVPGVSGGTIALVTGVYERLIVSAGHVVNAVRYATSDVPRGRGWTRAGHQMRQAHWDVVIPLMIGMVPGLLLAAKLLEPLLTGYPEHTRGLFLGLVLASVLVPVSMVGKPWRAREVVALVVAVAVTFTLTGLPQATLEPHPLILLIVAAFAVCALVMPGVSGSFLLLTVGLYEPTIAAVNDRDFGYLAIFAAGMVIGLALFVKLLQWLLDKHRRMTLAVMSGALIGSLRSLWPWQSEDRTLQAPGDGILPITALFLLGLAVVLAMVVAERRRVNRAARALTEAYDDEPTQVR, from the coding sequence ATGGCATTGGGCGAACGGGTAGGCCATGTCCTACGCGGTGGGGCCATCGGGGTGGCGGAAGCCGTGCCAGGGGTCAGCGGTGGCACCATCGCGCTGGTCACCGGGGTGTACGAACGGCTGATCGTGTCCGCCGGTCACGTGGTGAACGCCGTCCGGTACGCGACGTCGGACGTACCGCGTGGACGTGGCTGGACGCGGGCGGGACACCAGATGCGGCAGGCCCACTGGGACGTGGTGATCCCGTTGATGATCGGGATGGTGCCCGGCCTGCTGCTCGCCGCGAAGCTGCTGGAGCCGTTACTGACCGGCTACCCCGAGCACACCCGTGGCCTCTTCCTCGGCCTGGTGCTCGCCTCGGTGCTGGTGCCGGTCTCGATGGTCGGCAAGCCGTGGCGCGCCCGAGAGGTGGTGGCCCTGGTGGTCGCCGTGGCGGTCACGTTCACGCTCACCGGCCTACCGCAGGCCACCCTCGAACCGCACCCGCTGATCCTGCTGATCGTGGCGGCGTTCGCGGTCTGCGCGCTGGTGATGCCCGGTGTCTCCGGATCATTTCTGCTGCTCACCGTCGGTCTCTACGAACCGACCATCGCCGCCGTCAACGACCGGGACTTCGGCTATCTGGCAATCTTCGCCGCAGGCATGGTCATCGGCCTGGCGCTCTTCGTCAAGCTGCTCCAGTGGCTGCTGGACAAGCACCGTCGGATGACTCTGGCGGTGATGTCCGGCGCCCTGATCGGCAGCCTGCGCTCGCTCTGGCCATGGCAGTCCGAGGACCGGACCCTGCAGGCGCCCGGTGACGGCATCCTGCCCATCACCGCGCTGTTCCTGCTGGGCCTCGCCGTGGTCCTGGCCATGGTGGTAGCCGAGCGACGCCGGGTGAACCGGGCCGCCCGCGCGCTCACCGAGGCGTACGACGACGAGCCGACGCAGGTGCGCTGA
- a CDS encoding DUF3151 domain-containing protein has product MQNLLPEPPATLLPAHDEADATLATAEQDGGDEALAAVAGRFPTHSAAWAALAARALAEGQVVAAYAYARTGYHRGLDQLRRSGWKGHGPVPWSHEPNRGFLRCLYVLSRAADAIGEADEAARCAQFLRDCDPAAADALASN; this is encoded by the coding sequence ATGCAGAACCTCTTGCCGGAGCCCCCGGCCACGCTCCTGCCCGCACACGACGAGGCCGACGCCACGCTGGCCACGGCCGAGCAGGACGGCGGCGACGAGGCGTTGGCCGCGGTGGCCGGCCGGTTCCCGACGCACAGCGCCGCCTGGGCGGCGTTGGCCGCCCGCGCCCTCGCCGAGGGCCAGGTCGTCGCCGCGTACGCGTACGCCCGCACCGGCTACCACCGGGGACTGGACCAGCTGCGCCGCAGCGGCTGGAAGGGGCACGGGCCGGTGCCCTGGTCGCACGAGCCGAACCGGGGCTTCCTGCGTTGCCTCTATGTGCTGTCCCGCGCCGCCGACGCGATCGGTGAGGCGGACGAGGCGGCCCGCTGTGCCCAGTTCCTCCGTGACTGCGACCCGGCCGCCGCCGACGCGCTGGCCAGCAACTGA
- a CDS encoding orotate phosphoribosyltransferase — translation MGDHDDLRKFISDLAVVHGRVVLSSGQEADWYVDLRRITLHNRAAPLVGRVMRELTADWSYDAVGGLTLGADPIAMSMLHATGRPLDAFVVRKAGKAHGLQRRIEGPDVTGRRVLAVEDTSTTGGSVMTAVEALREAGADVVGVAVIVDRGAGDAVRAAGLPYRAAYTLADLGLVA, via the coding sequence ATGGGGGACCACGACGACCTGCGTAAATTCATCTCCGACCTGGCTGTGGTCCATGGCCGGGTAGTGCTCTCCTCCGGGCAGGAGGCCGACTGGTACGTCGATCTGCGTCGCATCACGCTCCATAACCGGGCGGCCCCCTTGGTCGGTCGGGTGATGCGGGAGTTGACCGCCGACTGGTCGTACGACGCGGTCGGTGGCCTGACATTGGGCGCCGACCCGATCGCCATGTCGATGCTGCACGCGACCGGCCGTCCGTTGGACGCGTTCGTGGTGCGGAAAGCGGGCAAGGCGCACGGGTTGCAACGCCGAATCGAAGGCCCCGACGTGACCGGACGTCGGGTGCTGGCGGTGGAGGACACCTCCACCACCGGCGGAAGTGTGATGACCGCCGTCGAGGCCCTTCGCGAGGCCGGGGCCGACGTGGTGGGGGTGGCGGTTATCGTTGATCGTGGTGCCGGCGACGCGGTGCGAGCCGCCGGATTGCCCTATCGGGCGGCCTATACGTTGGCTGACCTCGGCCTTGTGGCGTAA
- the fbaA gene encoding class II fructose-bisphosphate aldolase, with translation MPIASPEAYAEMLDRAKAGRYAYPAINVTSSQTLNAALKGFADAESDGIIQVSTGGAEYLSGPSVKDMVTGAVAFAAYAHEVAKKYPVNIALHTDHCPKDKLDKFVRPLMAISQERVKNGQEPLFQSHMWDGSAVPVAENLEIAEQLLAEAAKGKIVLEIEVGVVGGEEDGVENAINDKLYTTVEDGLAMVESLGLGEKGRYMAALTFGNVHGVYKPGNVKLRPEVLKQIQDAVGAKYGKDKPLSLVFHGGSGSLLSEIREALDYGVVKMNIDTDTQYTFSRPVADHMFRNYDGVLKVDGEVGNKKLYDPRVWGKAAETGMAARVAEACEHLRSTGTTMTK, from the coding sequence ATGCCCATCGCTTCCCCCGAGGCTTACGCCGAGATGCTGGACCGCGCCAAGGCCGGCCGGTACGCGTACCCGGCGATCAACGTGACGTCGTCCCAGACGCTCAACGCGGCGCTCAAGGGCTTCGCCGACGCGGAGAGCGACGGCATCATCCAGGTCTCCACCGGTGGCGCCGAGTACCTCTCCGGCCCGTCGGTGAAGGACATGGTCACCGGCGCGGTGGCGTTCGCCGCGTACGCGCACGAGGTGGCCAAGAAGTACCCGGTCAACATCGCGCTGCACACCGACCACTGCCCGAAGGACAAGCTGGACAAGTTCGTCCGGCCGCTCATGGCCATCTCGCAGGAGCGGGTCAAGAACGGCCAGGAGCCGCTGTTCCAGTCGCACATGTGGGACGGCTCGGCCGTGCCGGTCGCGGAGAACCTGGAGATCGCCGAGCAGCTTCTCGCCGAGGCCGCCAAGGGCAAGATCGTCCTGGAGATCGAGGTCGGCGTCGTCGGCGGTGAAGAGGACGGCGTCGAGAACGCCATCAACGACAAGCTCTATACCACGGTCGAGGACGGACTCGCCATGGTCGAGTCGCTGGGCCTGGGCGAGAAGGGCCGCTACATGGCCGCCCTGACCTTCGGCAACGTGCACGGCGTCTACAAGCCGGGCAACGTCAAGCTGCGGCCCGAGGTGCTCAAGCAGATCCAGGACGCCGTCGGCGCCAAGTACGGCAAGGACAAGCCGCTCAGCCTGGTCTTCCACGGTGGATCCGGCTCGCTGCTGTCCGAGATCCGCGAGGCGCTGGACTACGGCGTGGTGAAGATGAACATCGACACCGACACGCAGTACACCTTCTCCCGGCCGGTGGCGGACCACATGTTCCGCAACTACGACGGCGTGCTCAAGGTCGACGGCGAGGTCGGCAACAAGAAGCTGTACGACCCCCGGGTGTGGGGCAAGGCCGCCGAGACCGGCATGGCCGCCCGGGTCGCGGAGGCCTGCGAGCACCTGCGCTCGACCGGTACCACGATGACCAAGTGA
- a CDS encoding phage holin family protein, whose amino-acid sequence MGFLIRLVTTAVALWITTLIVPGVEVTGRTGYDTVFTLLIVALIFGVINAVLKPLIKVVGCVFYLLTLGLFALVVNALLFLLTDWIAGTLDLPFHVDGFWAAFWGAIVMAVATWLISVVVPDRADRR is encoded by the coding sequence GTGGGCTTCCTCATCCGGCTGGTGACGACCGCCGTCGCACTGTGGATCACCACGCTGATCGTGCCGGGGGTCGAGGTGACCGGGCGCACCGGCTACGACACCGTGTTCACCCTGTTGATCGTGGCGTTGATCTTCGGGGTGATCAACGCGGTGCTCAAGCCGTTGATCAAAGTGGTGGGCTGCGTCTTCTACCTGCTGACCCTCGGCCTGTTCGCGCTGGTGGTCAACGCGCTGTTGTTCCTGCTGACGGACTGGATCGCCGGCACCCTCGACCTGCCGTTCCACGTGGACGGCTTCTGGGCCGCCTTCTGGGGAGCCATCGTGATGGCGGTGGCGACCTGGCTGATCAGCGTCGTGGTGCCGGACCGTGCGGACCGTCGGTGA